One genomic region from Stackebrandtia nassauensis DSM 44728 encodes:
- a CDS encoding alpha/beta fold hydrolase yields the protein MSTSYTMNGDLRIAYEDHGGHGGDPLLLVMGTAFSRFWWPPKFIATLVEAGFHVASYDHRDAGESDRWPDQPKANPIASQFRKGKLAYTAAEQASDGVAVLNALGWDGAHLFGHSMGGLVAQHIALGFPGVARTVTTSAAVPAAASRLGLLRYVRPGVLVKLSRAKYPRGPEGDVAAAIGYARMLAAPDYPLDEEYAREAAERDRACGIDPRDTQAQARQTGARWSGPGPEALTVPLLSFHGDADPLLRLSAARDLTAAAPDSRLIVVPGVGHTLPGPLFADYVAEVRRHVDRWATSAPRLRFSRAY from the coding sequence ATGTCGACCAGCTACACGATGAACGGGGACCTGCGGATCGCCTACGAGGACCACGGCGGCCACGGCGGCGACCCGCTGCTGCTGGTCATGGGCACGGCCTTCTCGCGGTTCTGGTGGCCGCCGAAGTTCATCGCCACCCTCGTCGAGGCCGGGTTCCACGTCGCCAGCTACGACCACCGCGACGCCGGCGAATCCGACCGCTGGCCCGACCAGCCCAAGGCCAACCCCATCGCCTCCCAGTTCCGCAAGGGCAAGCTCGCCTATACCGCCGCCGAACAGGCCTCCGACGGCGTCGCCGTCCTCAACGCCCTCGGCTGGGACGGCGCCCACCTGTTCGGCCACTCGATGGGCGGCCTGGTGGCCCAGCACATCGCGCTGGGCTTCCCCGGCGTCGCGCGCACCGTCACCACCTCCGCGGCCGTGCCCGCCGCCGCCAGCCGGCTCGGCCTGCTGCGCTACGTCCGTCCCGGCGTCCTGGTCAAACTGAGCCGGGCCAAGTACCCGCGAGGCCCGGAAGGCGACGTGGCCGCCGCGATCGGCTACGCCCGGATGCTGGCCGCGCCCGACTACCCGCTCGACGAGGAGTACGCGCGGGAAGCCGCCGAACGCGACCGCGCCTGCGGCATCGACCCCCGCGACACCCAGGCCCAGGCCCGTCAGACGGGAGCCCGCTGGAGCGGACCCGGCCCGGAGGCGCTGACGGTGCCGCTGCTGTCCTTCCACGGCGACGCCGACCCGCTGCTTCGGCTCAGCGCCGCCCGCGACCTCACCGCCGCGGCCCCCGACTCGCGGCTGATCGTCGTGCCCGGCGTCGGACACACCCTGCCGGGCCCGCTGTTCGCCGACTACGTCGCCGAGGTCCGCCGCCACGTCGATCGCTGGGCCACCTCCGCGCCCCGGTTACGGTTCAGTAGGGCGTATTAG
- the soxR gene encoding redox-sensitive transcriptional activator SoxR: MNTGPDNHLTMGEVIRRTGVAASALRFYEHKGLIFSERDRGNHRIYARHMLRRVSLIIVAKRLGIPLADIAEVFATLPRDHEPSHDDWQRVSRGWRKRLARRRRAIENLERELTGCIGCGCLSMKACLLLNPDDTLEPQGPGPVRLRETETALP; this comes from the coding sequence ATGAACACCGGTCCGGACAACCACCTCACCATGGGCGAGGTCATCCGCCGAACCGGCGTGGCCGCGTCCGCCCTGCGTTTCTACGAACACAAGGGCCTCATCTTCAGCGAACGCGACCGCGGCAACCACCGGATCTACGCCCGGCACATGCTGCGGCGCGTGTCGCTGATCATCGTCGCCAAGCGGCTGGGCATCCCGCTGGCCGACATCGCCGAGGTGTTCGCGACCCTGCCGAGGGACCACGAACCCAGCCACGACGACTGGCAACGCGTGTCACGCGGCTGGCGAAAACGCCTCGCGCGCCGCCGTCGGGCCATCGAGAACCTGGAGCGCGAACTGACCGGCTGCATCGGCTGCGGCTGTCTGTCCATGAAGGCCTGTCTACTGCTCAACCCGGACGACACCCTCGAACCCCAGGGCCCCGGCCCCGTCCGGCTGCGCGAAACCGAAACCGCCCTACCGTGA
- a CDS encoding M91 family zinc metallopeptidase encodes MVEPKINVDSQWFDLKADPTKLEKSATKWRAMGKKGDDVSGDLHDAANVVLDGKGKEWKGDTRDSFETHKTSLVKAVAGTKTPSDDVAGALDGLATLLRNRQGDLDALKTKLLGRVANVVNGGQITFSPKDAKETKGVMDAVAAARGIRDGLDIQMGTHTSAMSKAVGEWQAISTKWSKYASENAPDTFKLPPEADNGTQVLKLPDGSVIVNTGTGDEKTDVRTDSDGNVIVTVDGKEYKYPPGTPVAIRGGEGDDEVTINPSVKSDVTVLGGEGKDQIVDNGLPGQDPSTGPRTIIGGDGDDRIVVNGENKNISSGAGNDKVTAMGDNNNVSTGDGKDNVETTGGYNSTGRGGDFVRAGNHNDNPFLKGMDVHESTTFGGTGDDEIQGSTKDDKISAGSGDDQVYGHEGDDLVDGGAGHDYLDGQDGDDNISGGADKDTVYGLDGDDTLTGGSGRDYLEGAEGNDTIGGGTEEDVVSGGRGDDNLHGDDGDDVMYAGAGKDTLDGGEGNDKQFVQDEDKVASDGVAPGMWGVNDSDTVQKVDIVDNSYIQVRGSDEFQDRIRADLDMYSSSPTGKQMMENLGDRVSDTHDDWKPGEREVVIKEFDEENGTASSGKLSGSDVEIQINPDFHLDDPGEATTSKTEREGVPSAILYHELAHGYDYLNDTSADGHDKGNDAPNDERQAAGLDYDWTGDGKRDNVHDKDNPHPYAYTENGLRDEMGRDHRDAY; translated from the coding sequence ATGGTTGAACCGAAGATCAACGTCGACTCGCAGTGGTTCGACCTGAAAGCCGACCCCACGAAGCTGGAGAAGTCCGCCACGAAGTGGCGGGCCATGGGCAAGAAGGGCGACGACGTCAGCGGCGACCTGCACGACGCCGCCAACGTGGTCCTGGACGGCAAGGGCAAGGAGTGGAAGGGCGACACCCGCGACTCCTTCGAGACCCACAAGACCTCGCTGGTGAAGGCCGTGGCGGGCACGAAGACTCCGTCCGACGACGTGGCCGGTGCCCTGGACGGTCTCGCGACACTGCTGCGCAACCGGCAGGGTGACCTGGACGCGCTGAAGACGAAGCTGCTGGGCCGGGTGGCCAACGTCGTCAACGGCGGACAGATCACGTTCAGTCCCAAGGACGCCAAGGAGACCAAGGGCGTCATGGACGCCGTGGCGGCGGCCCGGGGCATCCGCGACGGTCTCGACATCCAGATGGGCACCCACACCAGCGCGATGTCCAAGGCGGTCGGCGAGTGGCAGGCCATCAGTACCAAGTGGAGCAAGTACGCGTCGGAGAACGCTCCCGACACGTTCAAACTGCCGCCCGAGGCCGACAACGGCACCCAGGTGCTGAAGCTGCCGGACGGTTCGGTCATCGTCAACACCGGCACCGGCGACGAGAAGACCGACGTGCGCACCGACAGCGACGGCAACGTCATCGTCACCGTGGACGGCAAGGAGTACAAGTACCCGCCGGGCACCCCGGTCGCGATCCGGGGCGGCGAGGGCGATGACGAGGTCACCATCAACCCGAGCGTCAAGAGCGACGTCACGGTACTGGGTGGCGAGGGCAAGGACCAGATCGTCGACAACGGTCTGCCGGGCCAGGACCCGTCGACGGGGCCGCGCACCATCATCGGCGGCGACGGCGACGACCGCATCGTCGTCAACGGCGAGAACAAGAACATCTCCTCGGGTGCCGGGAACGACAAGGTCACCGCGATGGGAGACAACAACAACGTCTCCACCGGCGACGGCAAGGACAACGTCGAGACCACCGGGGGCTACAACTCCACCGGCCGCGGCGGCGACTTCGTCCGGGCCGGGAACCACAACGACAACCCGTTCCTGAAGGGAATGGACGTCCACGAGTCGACGACCTTCGGTGGTACGGGCGACGACGAGATCCAGGGCAGCACCAAGGACGACAAGATCTCGGCCGGTTCCGGCGACGACCAGGTGTACGGCCATGAGGGCGACGACCTCGTCGACGGCGGCGCCGGACACGACTACCTGGACGGCCAGGACGGCGACGACAACATCTCCGGCGGTGCCGACAAGGACACGGTCTACGGCCTCGACGGCGACGACACCCTCACCGGCGGCAGCGGTCGCGACTATCTGGAGGGCGCCGAGGGCAACGACACCATCGGCGGCGGCACCGAGGAGGACGTCGTCTCCGGCGGCCGGGGCGACGACAACCTGCACGGTGACGACGGCGACGACGTCATGTACGCGGGCGCCGGCAAGGACACACTGGACGGCGGCGAGGGCAACGACAAGCAGTTCGTCCAGGACGAGGACAAAGTGGCCAGTGACGGTGTCGCCCCCGGCATGTGGGGCGTCAACGACTCCGACACGGTGCAGAAGGTCGACATCGTCGACAACAGCTACATCCAGGTGCGCGGCAGCGACGAGTTCCAGGACCGGATCCGCGCCGACCTCGACATGTACAGCTCCTCGCCGACCGGCAAGCAGATGATGGAGAACCTGGGCGACCGGGTCTCCGACACCCACGACGACTGGAAACCGGGCGAGCGCGAGGTCGTCATCAAGGAGTTCGACGAGGAGAACGGGACCGCCAGTTCCGGCAAGCTGTCGGGCAGCGACGTCGAGATCCAGATCAACCCGGACTTCCACCTCGACGACCCGGGCGAGGCCACCACGTCCAAGACCGAGCGCGAGGGTGTTCCGTCGGCGATCCTGTACCACGAGCTGGCGCACGGCTACGACTACCTGAACGACACCTCGGCCGACGGCCACGACAAGGGCAACGACGCGCCGAACGACGAACGGCAGGCGGCCGGGCTGGACTACGACTGGACCGGTGACGGCAAGCGCGACAACGTCCACGACAAGGACAACCCACACCCGTACGCGTACACCGAGAACGGTCTGCGCGACGAGATGGGCCGCGACCACCGCGACGCGTACTAG
- a CDS encoding MarR family winged helix-turn-helix transcriptional regulator, translated as MPDMMDEVQRLWHEVRPEADVGPMGVVGRIQRASRLLEQGHRDYFSRFDIDDGEFNVLATIRRYGPPYTVTPGKLTETSYIKAAAITNRVDRLVAKGYVTRETDPDNRRKVRVTLTSSGLDIVERAFDGHVTNEDRMLAALDGEEREQLAGLLRKLLESLGDVPKG; from the coding sequence ATGCCGGACATGATGGACGAGGTACAGCGGCTGTGGCACGAGGTGCGCCCCGAGGCCGACGTCGGCCCGATGGGGGTCGTGGGCCGGATCCAGCGCGCCAGCCGCCTGCTGGAACAGGGGCATCGCGACTACTTCTCGCGGTTCGACATCGACGACGGCGAGTTCAACGTGCTGGCCACGATCCGTCGCTACGGCCCGCCCTACACCGTCACGCCGGGCAAGCTGACCGAGACCTCGTACATCAAGGCGGCGGCCATTACGAACCGGGTGGATAGGCTGGTGGCCAAGGGTTACGTGACCCGCGAAACCGATCCCGACAACCGGCGCAAAGTCCGCGTCACGCTGACCTCCAGCGGCCTGGACATCGTGGAGCGGGCCTTCGACGGACACGTGACCAACGAGGACCGGATGCTGGCCGCGCTGGACGGCGAGGAACGGGAGCAGTTGGCGGGCCTGCTGCGCAAGCTGCTGGAGTCGCTGGGGGACGTGCCGAAGGGCTGA
- a CDS encoding isochorismatase family protein, which yields MTPEVLTADNTAVLLVDHQIGLFTGVRDLGTDELAHNVAALAASATRLGLPVIATTTAADSMWGPLVPELVAALPHGHPVIDRGTVNAWDDERVRRAVEATGRRNLVIAGVSLEVCAALPALAAVRNGLNAYVAVDASGTFSRTKRETGLLRLAQAGVVVADYSALMVEILADNAAPHAGEVYGALDMPFAKLVGGLSAAIRSR from the coding sequence ATGACCCCCGAAGTCCTCACCGCCGACAACACCGCCGTCCTGCTCGTCGACCACCAGATCGGTCTGTTCACCGGCGTCCGCGACCTCGGCACCGACGAACTGGCCCACAACGTCGCCGCGCTGGCCGCCAGCGCCACCCGGCTGGGACTGCCGGTCATCGCCACGACCACCGCGGCCGACAGCATGTGGGGACCGCTCGTCCCCGAGCTCGTCGCGGCCCTGCCGCACGGCCACCCCGTCATCGACCGCGGCACCGTCAACGCCTGGGACGACGAGCGGGTGCGCCGGGCCGTCGAGGCGACCGGCCGCCGCAACCTCGTCATCGCGGGGGTCTCGCTGGAGGTGTGCGCGGCGCTGCCCGCGCTGGCCGCCGTCCGGAACGGGCTGAACGCCTACGTCGCCGTCGACGCGTCCGGGACCTTCTCGCGGACCAAACGCGAGACCGGGCTGCTGCGGCTCGCCCAGGCGGGGGTCGTGGTCGCGGACTACTCGGCGCTGATGGTCGAGATCCTCGCCGACAACGCGGCGCCGCACGCGGGCGAAGTGTATGGGGCACTTGACATGCCGTTCGCGAAGCTGGTCGGCGGGCTTTCGGCGGCGATCCGGTCGCGGTAG
- a CDS encoding TetR/AcrR family transcriptional regulator, with protein sequence MTSTAGRRPRSDAAHNRDRVLTAAEELFNSQGTAVHMSEVAKSAGVGVGTVYRHFPTRRALVEAVAEQRFVEILAFAREHCLDQPDPREALRGFLHHVGEVHERGRGQSDAIEAVLGSTEPRGEPGERLQEVGETLLRRGREAHVVRADITVADLYMIVGCVATICRNGFGDWRRFVEIALNGFRPLD encoded by the coding sequence ATGACCAGCACCGCAGGCCGCAGGCCCCGCAGCGACGCCGCGCACAACCGCGATCGCGTTCTCACCGCTGCCGAGGAACTGTTCAACTCCCAGGGCACCGCCGTGCACATGTCGGAGGTCGCCAAGAGCGCCGGGGTCGGCGTGGGCACCGTCTACCGGCACTTCCCGACCCGGCGGGCACTGGTCGAGGCGGTCGCCGAGCAGCGGTTCGTCGAGATCCTGGCCTTCGCCCGCGAACACTGCCTCGACCAGCCCGACCCGCGCGAGGCACTGCGCGGCTTCCTCCACCACGTCGGCGAGGTCCACGAACGCGGGCGCGGTCAGTCGGACGCCATCGAAGCCGTGCTCGGTTCCACCGAACCGCGCGGCGAACCCGGAGAACGGCTCCAGGAGGTCGGCGAGACACTGCTGCGTCGGGGCCGCGAAGCCCACGTCGTCCGCGCCGACATCACCGTCGCCGACCTGTACATGATCGTCGGCTGTGTCGCCACGATCTGCCGCAACGGTTTCGGCGACTGGCGCCGGTTCGTCGAGATCGCCCTCAACGGTTTCCGGCCGCTCGACTAG
- a CDS encoding WecB/TagA/CpsF family glycosyltransferase: MIDQGKRNVLGVYVDAIDYEAATEKVVDAAREQRPLALTALAVHGVMTGVQDRAHEARLNSFDVVTPDGQPVKWALNLLHKAKLSDRTYGPELTIRVIARMAAEGLPIYLYGSTPEVLDTFRAKLSERFPDLVIAGWEPSKFRANEVGEPEQIAKRITESGARLVLVGLGCPRQEIFAHAMRPLLNMPLMAVGAAFDYHAGNLRKPPEWMQKRGLEWLWRLGLEPKRLWRRYLILNPLYLARLTGQATRVWKAKPATATREGADSFAV, translated from the coding sequence GTGATCGACCAAGGCAAGCGCAACGTCCTGGGCGTCTACGTCGACGCCATCGACTACGAGGCCGCCACCGAGAAGGTGGTCGACGCGGCCCGCGAACAACGGCCGCTGGCCCTGACCGCGCTGGCGGTGCACGGCGTCATGACCGGCGTCCAGGACCGGGCCCACGAGGCGCGGCTCAACTCCTTCGACGTGGTCACGCCGGACGGCCAGCCGGTGAAGTGGGCCCTGAACCTGCTGCACAAGGCCAAGCTGTCCGACCGCACCTACGGTCCCGAGCTGACCATCCGGGTCATCGCGCGGATGGCCGCCGAGGGCCTGCCGATCTACCTGTACGGCAGCACCCCCGAGGTGCTGGACACGTTCCGCGCCAAGCTTTCCGAGCGTTTCCCCGACCTGGTCATCGCGGGCTGGGAACCGTCGAAGTTCCGCGCCAACGAGGTCGGCGAGCCGGAGCAGATCGCCAAGCGCATCACCGAGTCCGGGGCCCGGCTGGTGCTCGTCGGGCTCGGCTGCCCCCGGCAGGAGATCTTCGCCCACGCGATGCGGCCGCTGCTGAACATGCCGCTGATGGCCGTCGGCGCCGCCTTCGACTACCACGCCGGGAACCTGCGCAAGCCGCCGGAGTGGATGCAGAAGCGCGGGCTGGAATGGCTGTGGCGCTTGGGTTTGGAGCCCAAGCGCCTGTGGCGTCGCTACCTGATCCTCAACCCGCTGTACCTGGCCCGGCTGACGGGGCAGGCCACCAGGGTGTGGAAGGCGAAACCGGCCACCGCGACCCGCGAGGGTGCCGACAGCTTCGCGGTCTGA
- a CDS encoding NAD-dependent epimerase/dehydratase family protein, whose amino-acid sequence MSVALITGSAGLIGSEAVRHFAKLGFTVAGIDNDMRAYFYGSDGSTAWQVEELKRELGASYEHHSVDIRDRDGLDKLFKHYGSDLAVIIHCASQPSHDWAAKEPFTDFDINATGTLNLLEYTRKYAIDAPFIFCSTNKVYGDTPNRLPLIEKDTRWEIDPSHPYVDGIREDMSIDNTLHSIFGASKVASDIMVQEYGRYFDMKTAVFRGGTLTGPAHSAAELHGFLGYVMRCVMERRNYNIYGYKGKQVRDAIHSHDVVTAFEAFYRAPRVAEIYNLGGGRASNISVLESFTVAEEITGEKAQTTYVDQNRVGDHIWWISSMARFQEHYPDWKMSHDVNSIMRGIYEANVDRWVPQS is encoded by the coding sequence TTGAGCGTCGCACTGATCACCGGTTCCGCCGGACTCATCGGCTCCGAAGCCGTCCGTCACTTCGCCAAACTCGGCTTCACCGTCGCCGGGATCGACAACGACATGCGCGCCTACTTCTACGGCTCGGACGGTTCCACCGCCTGGCAGGTCGAGGAGCTGAAACGCGAACTGGGTGCCTCCTACGAGCACCACAGTGTCGACATCCGGGACCGCGACGGCCTGGACAAACTCTTCAAGCACTACGGTTCCGACCTGGCGGTCATCATCCACTGTGCCTCCCAGCCCAGCCACGACTGGGCCGCGAAGGAACCGTTCACCGACTTCGACATCAACGCCACCGGCACGCTCAACCTGCTGGAGTACACCCGCAAGTACGCCATCGACGCGCCGTTCATCTTCTGCTCCACCAACAAGGTCTACGGCGACACCCCCAACCGGCTGCCGCTGATCGAAAAGGACACCCGCTGGGAGATCGACCCGTCGCACCCCTATGTGGACGGTATCCGCGAGGACATGTCGATCGACAACACGCTGCACTCGATCTTCGGCGCCTCCAAGGTCGCCTCCGACATCATGGTGCAGGAGTACGGCCGCTACTTCGACATGAAGACCGCCGTGTTCCGGGGCGGCACCCTGACCGGCCCGGCCCACTCGGCCGCCGAACTGCACGGCTTCCTCGGCTACGTGATGCGCTGCGTCATGGAGCGCCGCAACTACAACATCTACGGCTACAAGGGAAAGCAGGTGCGCGACGCGATCCACTCCCACGACGTCGTCACCGCCTTCGAGGCCTTCTACCGCGCCCCGCGCGTCGCCGAGATCTACAACCTCGGCGGTGGCCGCGCCTCCAACATCTCGGTGCTGGAGTCGTTCACCGTCGCCGAGGAGATCACCGGCGAGAAGGCCCAGACCACCTATGTGGACCAGAACCGGGTCGGTGACCACATCTGGTGGATCAGCTCGATGGCGCGGTTCCAGGAGCACTACCCGGACTGGAAGATGAGCCACGACGTCAACTCGATCATGCGCGGCATCTACGAGGCCAATGTGGATCGGTGGGTCCCGCAGTCGTGA
- a CDS encoding WecB/TagA/CpsF family glycosyltransferase: protein MSDSRYGVRQRHPGRFRCCGVLIDSLTPEAATQALLTSRHGQARRAHLCDTYTVSIALADTEFRDLLNASDINFPASTRLVRQGRRLAARNLTDRIHPPTLMFDTMSQGRQPGLRHYLCGPTPEVVKTLKKTLLEKLPGVDIVATSVLAFPIMPAENAALRKLAADYRPDIVWVGCETPQQHGFVAEYASVLGTTLVAVGDAFSVLSGVKPPSRPWTTQLLGTARFGYGTLTDKRRSRKLDRVP, encoded by the coding sequence GTGTCCGATTCTCGATACGGAGTGCGACAACGGCATCCGGGCCGGTTCCGGTGCTGCGGCGTCCTCATCGACAGCCTGACCCCCGAAGCCGCCACCCAGGCGCTGTTGACCTCGCGGCACGGCCAGGCCCGCAGAGCCCACCTGTGCGACACCTACACGGTGTCGATCGCGTTGGCGGACACCGAGTTCCGGGACCTGCTCAACGCGTCCGACATCAACTTCCCGGCCAGTACCCGGCTGGTGCGACAGGGCCGCAGGCTGGCCGCCCGCAACCTGACCGACCGGATCCACCCGCCGACGCTCATGTTCGACACGATGAGCCAGGGACGCCAGCCCGGCCTGCGGCACTACCTGTGCGGGCCGACGCCGGAGGTGGTCAAGACGCTGAAAAAGACGCTGCTGGAGAAGTTGCCGGGGGTCGACATCGTCGCGACCAGTGTGCTGGCGTTCCCGATCATGCCCGCGGAGAACGCGGCGCTGCGGAAACTGGCCGCCGACTACCGGCCCGACATCGTGTGGGTCGGCTGCGAGACGCCGCAGCAGCACGGGTTCGTGGCCGAGTACGCGTCGGTGCTGGGAACCACGCTGGTGGCGGTCGGCGACGCCTTCAGCGTGCTGTCCGGCGTCAAACCGCCGTCGCGGCCGTGGACCACCCAGCTGCTGGGTACGGCCCGGTTCGGCTACGGCACCCTCACCGACAAACGCCGCAGCCGCAAACTGGACCGGGTGCCGTAG
- a CDS encoding DUF6640 family protein, with translation MATTPRHWTLPRILVRVVLFFSLFGPALADLAIPDVAAMHLHNPNWPPHAKFHDAQYLVMAALLAAIGLTMLWRRTGNLRLQFHWAAALASVTWLAMFAALLFPGTGIIDPEFVADNVSILGLNPQLFIALVMLVLLAVAVGVERFGRRIPLAPESNRTPAAA, from the coding sequence ATGGCCACCACCCCACGACACTGGACGCTGCCACGAATCCTGGTGCGCGTCGTGCTGTTCTTCTCGCTGTTCGGCCCGGCGCTGGCCGACCTCGCCATCCCCGACGTCGCCGCGATGCACCTGCACAACCCGAACTGGCCACCGCACGCCAAGTTCCACGACGCGCAGTACCTCGTGATGGCCGCGCTGTTGGCCGCCATTGGTCTCACCATGTTGTGGCGCCGCACCGGGAACCTCCGGCTCCAGTTCCACTGGGCGGCGGCGCTCGCGTCGGTGACCTGGCTGGCCATGTTCGCCGCGCTGCTGTTCCCCGGGACCGGCATCATCGACCCCGAGTTCGTCGCCGACAACGTGTCCATCCTCGGGCTGAACCCGCAGCTGTTCATCGCGCTGGTCATGCTCGTGCTGTTGGCCGTCGCCGTCGGTGTCGAACGGTTCGGGCGACGCATTCCGCTGGCCCCCGAGTCGAACCGCACCCCCGCGGCGGCCTGA
- a CDS encoding TetR/AcrR family transcriptional regulator yields the protein MSTDEVIWLRPEQATTGRPAERSRAEITAAAITVADRDGLDAVSMRKVAAELGTGAASLYRYVNNRDDLLDLMVDATGADFEFPPPTGKPVTDLVQLGVRHRQIMLGHPWLPTLVLTRPTLGPSGAAILEYFLTVLDDHPLPATAKLEAFALFSGFVAMYVHNETHTAAETVARQTTYLLHLATDGEHPQLAATLLAAQPAEGSDRFPVILARVLTGLLTI from the coding sequence ATGTCCACCGACGAGGTCATTTGGCTGCGTCCCGAGCAGGCCACCACCGGCCGCCCCGCCGAACGCAGCCGCGCCGAGATCACCGCCGCCGCCATCACCGTGGCCGACCGCGACGGCCTGGACGCGGTGTCGATGCGCAAGGTCGCCGCCGAACTGGGCACCGGCGCCGCCTCGCTGTACCGCTACGTCAACAACCGCGACGACCTGCTCGACCTCATGGTCGACGCCACCGGCGCCGACTTCGAGTTCCCGCCCCCCACCGGCAAACCGGTCACCGACCTGGTCCAGCTCGGCGTCCGGCACCGCCAGATCATGCTGGGCCACCCGTGGCTGCCGACCCTGGTCCTGACCCGCCCGACGCTGGGCCCCTCCGGCGCGGCCATCCTTGAGTACTTCCTCACGGTGCTGGACGACCATCCGCTGCCCGCCACCGCGAAACTGGAAGCCTTCGCGCTGTTCAGCGGCTTCGTGGCCATGTACGTCCACAACGAGACCCACACCGCCGCCGAGACCGTAGCCCGCCAGACCACCTACCTGCTGCACCTGGCCACCGACGGCGAGCACCCCCAGCTCGCGGCCACGCTGCTGGCCGCCCAGCCCGCCGAGGGCTCCGACCGCTTCCCCGTGATCCTGGCCCGGGTCCTGACCGGTCTGCTGACGATCTGA
- a CDS encoding NAD(P)H-quinone oxidoreductase: protein MRAVEIAEPGGPEALKVIDAPDPIPGSGEVVIEVAAAGINRADAAQRRGKYPPPEGASPYPGLEVSGRIIAIGPGVAGVSVGDEVCALLSGGGYAERVAVDARLLLPIPDGVDLVDAAGLPEVAATVWSNVFQIARLTEGEMLLVHGGSGGIGTFAIQLATARGCGVLTTARSHNADALRGLGAELVIDYRDQDFAEEVATHTDGRGVDVILDHLGASYLDRNVASLNLNGRLAIISMQGGSKTEFNLGALMRRRGSVSATTLRSRPIGERADIIAAVRDNVWPQVASGQVKPVVAQRFPLADVVEAHRVLDAGGYLGKILLTT from the coding sequence ATGAGAGCCGTAGAGATAGCCGAACCCGGCGGGCCCGAGGCCCTGAAGGTCATCGACGCCCCCGACCCGATCCCCGGTTCCGGCGAGGTCGTCATCGAGGTGGCCGCGGCCGGGATCAACCGCGCCGACGCCGCCCAGCGACGCGGCAAGTACCCGCCGCCCGAGGGCGCCAGCCCCTACCCGGGCCTGGAGGTGTCCGGGCGGATCATCGCGATCGGTCCCGGCGTCGCCGGTGTGTCGGTGGGCGACGAGGTGTGCGCGCTGCTGTCGGGCGGCGGCTACGCCGAACGGGTCGCGGTCGACGCGCGGCTGCTGCTGCCGATCCCCGACGGCGTCGACCTGGTCGACGCGGCCGGACTGCCGGAGGTCGCCGCCACCGTGTGGTCGAACGTGTTCCAGATCGCCCGGCTGACCGAGGGCGAGATGCTGCTGGTGCACGGCGGTTCCGGCGGCATCGGCACCTTCGCGATCCAACTGGCCACCGCGCGCGGCTGCGGCGTCCTGACCACCGCCCGCTCCCACAACGCCGACGCCCTGCGCGGACTGGGCGCCGAACTGGTCATCGACTACCGCGACCAGGACTTCGCCGAAGAGGTCGCCACCCACACCGACGGCCGCGGCGTCGACGTCATCCTCGACCACCTCGGTGCGTCCTATCTCGACCGCAACGTCGCCAGCCTGAACCTCAACGGACGCTTGGCGATCATCAGCATGCAGGGCGGATCCAAGACCGAGTTCAACCTGGGTGCGCTGATGCGCAGGCGCGGCAGCGTCTCGGCCACCACCCTGCGGTCTCGCCCGATCGGCGAACGCGCCGACATCATCGCGGCGGTGCGCGACAACGTGTGGCCACAGGTGGCTTCGGGACAGGTCAAACCCGTTGTCGCGCAACGGTTCCCGCTGGCCGACGTCGTCGAGGCACACCGGGTCCTCGACGCGGGCGGCTACCTCGGCAAGATCCTGCTCACGACCTGA